The Fulvia fulva chromosome 1, complete sequence region GTCAGCTGGGCGCTGCTCACGGATCTGCTCCCAACACTGCGCTATGTCCCGCACGCCTTCATCGCCGGCACGCTGAGCGCCATCTTGGGCGCCCTGTACCTGATCGCGACCACTTCCAGGGGGGCCATACACGCGCGGAGGAAAGATGAGGGAGCATACGCACCGCCGCGGCTGGCCTTTGCGGTGCGCGGTGTCTGGGAAGAGGAGAAGGCGGCGCTGAAGGGACGCGAGGAATACCGACGGCCGACAATCTTCCCTGAAGCACTGCACTTCTCCAAGGCGGTGGACGCTCTGCTCGATCTCATGCTGCGCGACTATGTGACCAGCTGGTATGGAAACATCAGCAAACGTCCGCTGTTCCAGCATGAGATCGACCGCTGCATTCGGGCTGTGCTGCTGTCCATCGCCGCCAGATTGACAGAGCTGGACATCGTCGAGCTAGGCATATCACGGGCGATGCCCATCATGACCTCGCATCTCAACGACTTCTACGATGCGGAACGCGCTGTGAGAGGGAAGGATCTCTCGAATAATGTCACCGAGAGCGACGAGCTGAACACTGCCATTGCGAGCAAATACAGAGGCGGGAAGCTACATCCCGTCGCTGCCTTGTCTCGGTCAGATACTGGCGCCTCGTCGCAGGTCCACTTGCGAGAGCTGATTGAGAAGATCCTCCCCGCTGTGCTGCCTTCCAACATGAAGACCAGTCCCGCTGTAACTGCTCTGATCCGCGAGATTGTCACATGCGCGGTGCTAGCCCCGATCATCAACATGCTCGCTGACCCGGATACCTGGAATCAAATGATTGTCAACTATGGCGGTGCTACACTCCAGGATCGGAAGACTGTACGGAGAGTGCGTGCCGCACTAGACCAACATGCTCCAGCATCTGCCCGTGCCACCAGAAGCAGTCAATTTCCACGTTTACGACCATACGACAGTGAGCGTCAGTTTGAGCGTTTCATTCGATCCATCAGGCACGTCAGCACCCTCATCGATGCTAGACGGTTCCGCAGCGAGGTCATGAGCCAGCTTCGACGCGATGCGCAGCTCGGGGATCAGGATGTTGCGTATTTGCGCCGGCTCGAGACTGGACGGCGTCTTCTCGATCAAAGAATTGCCACTCTGTCTAAACCTGGCAACGGTCCCGCCAAACAACGGCCAGCTCTGGCTGGCCAGCCTTCGACGGGTGGCGAACATGCCACCACTCGGAAGCGTAAGGCGTCCCTTCGCGAGGTCATCTACGATGCCGCTGGCCTGAGCTACTTCATGGAATACATGGACCGCCAACGGCTGATGAAGTTGGTTCAGTTTTACCTCGTTGTAGACGGCTTCCGAGGTCCACTCGAAGGAGACGTTGATGAGTCGCCTCCCAGCGTTGCCACAGACCCTGAACGCATGAACATAGCACAGATGTATGCAGAGTATCTAAGCAAGCGTGAGCTTCAGGTACCGGAGGATGTTCTCAAACCTGTGAAACAGTATCTCAAAGCAGGCTCGAAAGCAAACACCTCAGACTATGTGCATGCTCGAAGAGCCGTGCTGCAGACGCAGACGAGAGCATACAACATTATGAAAGAGGAGCACTTCGAAGCCTTCAAGCGATCAGACCTCTTCTACAAATGGCTGGCCATCGACGACAATCCAGCATTGGCAGCTGCTTCCAACGCTCGCGAAGCTGAGTCTCGATCTGCGCACAGCGCCGTCACGAGCGAGGACTCGCCTGTGCTCTCTCGCCGGCCACAGCTGAACTGCTTACAGAAGGAGCCCGAGCTTAGAAGGGCCGTGCTGTCTTCCACTGACCTCAAGGCAAGTGCACGcgcaacttcgagtagcAGCTTGTTCAGCGACACCCCGCGCCGCTCTTTAGATGACACCACTGCTAGTAGCCGCCCCTCACTCTTCGATGATGACATGGACGATGGCGCAATGATCAATTCTACATCCAGCCTACGAAGCTATGAATCCGATGGCGAGTCAGCTCGGCATGCCCAAGAAGAGGCAAAAGCTGTCCGAGAGATGGAGTCAGCCCTTGAGAATATCGTAGGGAACGGTCACGATGGCGATTCCTTATTCTCCGAGACAACAGGAAGAAGATCTGTGGACGACATTGAAAGGCACCCATCTCCAGACATCCCGCAGCGACCCTCACTGCCGTCGCATTTGTCGTCCGAACGGGGTAAGCCTAGCATTGCGTCTCTTGGCCTAGTCGGTGCTCCTTCTAGCAGAGGCGTGTTTGTTGACGATCTTTTCGGTGACGAGAGCGAGAAGTTTGCAGAGGACGAGCGCGAAGACTCGAACGGACCAGACGACAGTGGTGATGACAAAGTACAGGAAGCTGCACCAGGCGATCTTGGCTTAGCAGAAGCCATCGATGTGCTCAATGCCGAGATAGAGAGGCTCAACGCACAGCGTAACGTGCTAGACTCGTTGACGGCGAAAGCTGAACTCACCAATAACGCTGCTGAGCTTCGAATCTTGCGCAAGTCAGAGCAAAGTTTGCAGCGTGAGATCAAGCGGAAGGAGATGCAGAAGCGGCAGTACGTTGTGCAAGAGAGTGACAACAGTCTGTATGGTCGTGCAGCGATCAGTATCAAGTCTGTCATGGTCGGTCGTGAGGAAGACGGACATGAGTTTGCGTTATATGTGATCGAAGTCCGCAGACAGGCTGGGGAGCAAATGCCGTCGGCCACTTGGGCAGTCACACGGAGGTACAGCCAGTTCCATGAGCTGCACAAACGACTCAAGGCGCGCTTTCCCAACGTCAAGGACCTCGATTTCCCACGACGTCAAACACTTTTCACCCTGCAAAAGGACTTCCTGCAGAAGCGCCGTGCTACGCTGGAACGTTATCTTCGATCATTGCTGCTGGTGCCGGCGATTTGCCGCAGTCGCGAGCTGCGCGCTTTCCTGTCTCAATCGGCCATCGCTTCGAATGGTGGCAGCGGCACTGAGGCAGATGCCAAAGATTTTGTCACCAGGATTTACAACTCAGTATCGGATGGCATGGAAGAGTTCCTCGGTAACATTCCAGTGCTCGACCAGCTTTCCGTGGCAGGGCAGAATCTCATATCTGCGGCAACATCGCAAATCGGTGGTGGATCTCCCGTTGACAGCTTAGACCCTGCCGTCCAAGATCCTGCCACTACTGCTGAGGCTGAGGCTGAGCTGAACGCATACGAGATCAAGGAGGTAGAACCTTTCGTGAAGCCAATCTGTGACCTCTTTCTGGAGACCTTCGAGCTGTCAAAAGGTAACAGCTGGCTTCGTGGGC contains the following coding sequences:
- a CDS encoding Sorting nexin-12 produces the protein MPLVDGKYAIASAVVAFVSWALLTDLLPTLRYVPHAFIAGTLSAILGALYLIATTSRGAIHARRKDEGAYAPPRLAFAVRGVWEEEKAALKGREEYRRPTIFPEALHFSKAVDALLDLMLRDYVTSWYGNISKRPLFQHEIDRCIRAVLLSIAARLTELDIVELGISRAMPIMTSHLNDFYDAERAVRGKDLSNNVTESDELNTAIASKYRGGKLHPVAALSRSDTGASSQVHLRELIEKILPAVLPSNMKTSPAVTALIREIVTCAVLAPIINMLADPDTWNQMIVNYGGATLQDRKTVRRVRAALDQHAPASARATRSSQFPRLRPYDSERQFERFIRSIRHVSTLIDARRFRSEVMSQLRRDAQLGDQDVAYLRRLETGRRLLDQRIATLSKPGNGPAKQRPALAGQPSTGGEHATTRKRKASLREVIYDAAGLSYFMEYMDRQRLMKLVQFYLVVDGFRGPLEGDVDESPPSVATDPERMNIAQMYAEYLSKRELQVPEDVLKPVKQYLKAGSKANTSDYVHARRAVLQTQTRAYNIMKEEHFEAFKRSDLFYKWLAIDDNPALAAASNAREAESRSAHSAVTSEDSPVLSRRPQLNCLQKEPELRRAVLSSTDLKASARATSSSSLFSDTPRRSLDDTTASSRPSLFDDDMDDGAMINSTSSLRSYESDGESARHAQEEAKAVREMESALENIVGNGHDGDSLFSETTGRRSVDDIERHPSPDIPQRPSLPSHLSSERGKPSIASLGLVGAPSSRGVFVDDLFGDESEKFAEDEREDSNGPDDSGDDKVQEAAPGDLGLAEAIDVLNAEIERLNAQRNVLDSLTAKAELTNNAAELRILRKSEQSLQREIKRKEMQKRQYVVQESDNSLYGRAAISIKSVMVGREEDGHEFALYVIEVRRQAGEQMPSATWAVTRRYSQFHELHKRLKARFPNVKDLDFPRRQTLFTLQKDFLQKRRATLERYLRSLLLVPAICRSRELRAFLSQSAIASNGGSGTEADAKDFVTRIYNSVSDGMEEFLGNIPVLDQLSVAGQNLISAATSQIGGGSPVDSLDPAVQDPATTAEAEAELNAYEIKEVEPFVKPICDLFLETFELSKGNSWLRGRTVVVVLHQLLGGTIERKVRETARNALEDESMARYVETLKGTMWPSGKMRPPSITRTAQEKSRTRQEAGILLAALVPDIAGSVVGKANAQAASRKIMAMLNNPRLNTHLIFTLVDEIVRIVFSEVSDK